One Tolypothrix bouteillei VB521301 DNA window includes the following coding sequences:
- a CDS encoding cation:proton antiporter yields MSNFELVLRLLLQLTVILAACRIVTIIGRRYLGQTDVVCEMIAGVMLGPSLFGAIAPSVQQWLFPKVPIILATGEKIPNPSMSILFAISQIGLVVYMFLIGLEFNTGIIKQRLKGATFVSIAGILVPFCLGSIAAFFLVNRGDLFKQGVSPWAAALYLGASMSITAFPMLARMLYERGIAKTHFGTLALAAGSIDDATAWCLLAIVLASIHTNTSIAAFAIGGGIAYVLLITFVARPALAIFDRMVKRDGELTVQTLTLVFTLLMLCSWATDAVGIYAVFGAFIIGTAMPRGEFAEQLRDRTEFLTTSLLLPIFFVFSGLNTQIGLVNTPILWAITALIVTIAIFGKGIACMLAAKLSGENWRESATIGALMNARGLMELIILNIGLEQGIITPTLFTIMVIMAIVTTLMTSPLVNFLLHGTSYERSQII; encoded by the coding sequence ATGTCAAATTTTGAGTTAGTTTTAAGGCTATTACTGCAGTTAACTGTAATTTTAGCCGCTTGTCGCATTGTTACGATTATTGGGCGGCGCTACCTTGGGCAAACAGATGTTGTCTGCGAGATGATCGCAGGTGTGATGTTGGGACCGTCGCTTTTTGGTGCGATCGCACCCAGCGTACAGCAATGGCTGTTTCCCAAAGTTCCCATAATACTTGCCACTGGAGAAAAGATCCCCAACCCATCCATGTCAATTCTCTTTGCTATCAGTCAGATTGGGTTGGTTGTTTATATGTTTTTAATTGGTTTGGAATTTAATACTGGAATTATTAAGCAAAGGCTTAAGGGCGCTACTTTTGTTTCTATAGCAGGGATACTTGTGCCATTTTGTTTGGGAAGTATAGCAGCTTTCTTCCTAGTTAATAGGGGTGATTTATTTAAACAAGGTGTCAGTCCTTGGGCTGCAGCATTATACTTAGGTGCTTCGATGTCAATCACAGCATTTCCCATGCTAGCTCGAATGCTGTACGAACGCGGTATTGCGAAAACTCATTTTGGAACTTTGGCACTCGCTGCTGGTTCCATTGATGATGCCACAGCATGGTGTTTGTTAGCTATTGTATTGGCAAGTATTCATACCAATACAAGTATTGCAGCGTTTGCCATTGGTGGTGGTATTGCTTACGTACTCTTGATAACTTTTGTGGCAAGACCCGCGCTTGCAATCTTTGATAGGATGGTCAAACGAGATGGCGAATTAACCGTTCAAACTCTAACTTTAGTGTTTACACTCTTGATGTTGTGTTCTTGGGCCACCGATGCAGTAGGTATTTATGCAGTTTTTGGAGCATTTATTATCGGAACAGCAATGCCAAGAGGTGAGTTTGCAGAACAGCTTCGCGATCGCACGGAATTTTTGACCACCTCTCTGTTATTGCCCATATTTTTTGTATTTTCTGGGCTTAACACTCAAATCGGATTGGTTAACACACCAATTCTTTGGGCAATAACAGCATTGATTGTGACAATTGCAATTTTTGGTAAAGGCATTGCTTGTATGCTTGCTGCAAAATTATCAGGAGAAAATTGGCGCGAATCAGCCACAATTGGTGCTTTAATGAATGCAAGAGGTTTGATGGAATTAATTATCCTTAACATTGGGTTAGAGCAAGGTATAATTACTCCAACTTTATTCACAATTATGGTGATTATGGCAATTGTTACTACACTTATGACATCACCATTAGTTAACTTTTTGTTGCACGGAACAAGTTACGAACGCTCCCAAATCATATAG